GAAGTACGAGCGCGACAAGGAGAGAATTACGAGGGAGACTGACGCGCATTGGGTGCTTGTGCGAGAGGGGGAGATCGTCGGGGCGGCGCATGTTCGGCGGGAGGAGATTCAGGTGGGGCAGGCGGTCGTGGCCAAGGCAGATGTCGGGGAGGTGTGTATCGCGCCGAGTTGCCAGGGGG
The window above is part of the Gemmatimonadota bacterium genome. Proteins encoded here:
- a CDS encoding GNAT family N-acetyltransferase, coding for MSEIEFRRAMVGDVEEVLRVMAQAFGRAPGSEKYERDKERITRETDAHWVLVREGEIVGAAHVRREEIQVGQAVVAKADVGEVCIAPSCQG